Within Suricata suricatta isolate VVHF042 chromosome 12, meerkat_22Aug2017_6uvM2_HiC, whole genome shotgun sequence, the genomic segment TTTGGAAATGACTCAGCCTCCCCTCAATTCCATGGGAGGGGACAGTGGGAGCTGTTTTAAAAAGGATACCAAAGTAGAAGTCAGAAGAAAGATATGCTGATCTTGAGCTTTTGTGAGTCTTTTCTGTATGTAAACTCAGTCCTATGGGACTCCCTGAGGGTCCCAAGGGGTGGTGGCTGGTGGGTGGAGCCTCAAATGGCAGCCGTGGCCCTAGATGTACCTGGTCAtattgtacccaagatttctttatcgtccccaaaaaacagaaacctccagggagaccgagtcacgcatgcaaaagcaaagggctttattatgggtttaggctggccggggcCTAAACTAGGGCTCACAGACTCNNNNNNNNNNNNNNNNNNNNNNNNNNNNNNNNNNNNNNNNNNNNNNNNNNNNNNNNNNNNNNNNNNNNNNNNNNNNNNNNNNNNNNNNNNNNNNNNNNNNgcatggtggatccatgctgagagccccgaacaaaggtggggcagggctttgatgagtttgggaagggggagttacaggaaattgtgatataggtacagtgatccaattattagtacacaatattattgacagcaggtttatccaattacaacatttagagtgttaaccaatcagagtagacctaggacccaggaccctcacatagggtgtaactagccttaagcaataactgataacctatagcttctatttctaggcctgcccttaggaatgttaagggtattacaagggtggtccctcttgccttgtcTCAAACCTGCAGTCCTTATAGTCATAGCATAGTGTTGCTTAGGTTGAATGATCCCTTTGTCCCCCCCACTTCTGTCTTCCTTGGAAATTCTCAGAAATCATTTATTCTCTCCCCATTCTTCATGAAAGAATTGCAGAGTGATCTCCTGTACCAGCCAGCTGCTGCTGCATAACAAAACCACCCCTGAAACAAGTAGCTTAAAACAACCAATTCTGTGAATTGGTAAATTAGCTTAAACTCAGTTGGTAGTTCAGTTGGACTCATGTTTCAGTCAACTTCTGGCCAGTTGGGCAATTCTGCCTCTGGGTTTGGTAGGCTATTGCCTAGAGTGATGACGACCAATGGGCTATGTACCCATTTTCCAACAGAGTAGCTCAGACTTGCTCACGTGACAGCTGGGAAGGGTTCTAAAGAGCAGGACCAGGATTAGGGTAAGGcaagtgacacacacacaaaaggcaatcaagataagtaatattttaatgcagtCTTTTAAAGGATCAAAATTAATGCCAAAAAATCAATGATGAACAAAACATCCACATTTTAACTGAACATAAGATCAGTAACAGTGTCATGCCAAGCCATGTCAGAAcctgagacagaaggaaaaattcaTAATAGTGATCCTGTCTCACCCTAGTCCCAGCCCTGTCAGAAAGCAAGTGGAAGCTTGTGAGGCCTCTGGAATATTCTAGGACTGGCACATTTTACTTTCCTAACACCCTACAGGCCCAAGCGAGTCACAGGGCCAGCCCAGgttccagggctggggagggtaACTCTACCTCTTGCTGGCAGGGCAGCAGGATCCTGTTTCAGAGGGCATGAAGACTTGGGGAATTTTTGCAACCAACTACTCCTTGCATTGGCAGCAGAGAAGAGGCAGTCCCAGAGGCTGAATGAGATGGTTTTCTAAAGCTGCCTTTGATCTTAATTGTACCCATGGGGTTTTGATTTATACAGAGTAATGACATGGAGAGGTTGATACCACTGAAAGAAGTTTTTATTACATACAATTCCCAAGAGAAAGGGTCATGCTATGCCACGCAGGATCACATGGGGAAGCATGAGGTTTGGTCAGGAGGCcgaagcaggagggaggggagagcctGGTAAGGGCAAGGGGGGGCAAGATAAATGGCTCAGGATTGGCCAGGTATGGGGCATAGGGATGGTCTTTAATTGTCAGGTATCTGGCCCTGTGGGGATTTAGGGCTGCGCAAACATTGGCTTGGTAAGAGCTAGAAAAAAGGAGGCCCTTGTGAGTCTGTTCAGAATTGGTAGGTCTGGACATGAAAGACCTATTCAtaggaaaatttttattaactCTAGGAATTAGCCAGCCCAGGCAGGGGCAGTCTGTCCCCTAAACACCAAGCTCCACCCCCCCCTCCCAAGATGTCAGACcatcataaaatacaaaaaataaagaacatcatTAATACCTCTCTCCACACTCTCACCCATCAGGGAGGTGTCTGAACCCATGGGACTCCCACTCATAGTTCATGTCTAAAAATGCCTAAAACTgcatgataaagagaaaaaagttgcATGATAATAAATGATCAAAAGTTGGATTTACCATGAATGTGGTAGTTTGAGGGGAAATTTATAGCCACAGTATTTTTTTATACAAAGAGAGCCAAAAGTCAGTGGGATAAAGGTCCAGTCAAGTTAAGAAGTTAGCCCAGGCAGGACAAGATgatttcactgatgaattctaccaaacatttaaagaattaatgccaatccttttcaaactcttccaaaacattcaaagaggagggaacactcccaaactcattttaggAAACCAGCATTGCTTTGATAACAAAGCGAGATAAGGATaatacaagaaaactacaaagcaatatccctgatgaatacagatgcaaaaattcacaaaatattagaaaagtgaattcaacagcacattaaaaggatcatcatacaccatgatcaagtgggtttTATCTCTGAGATGTGACGATGGTTTaacatgcaaatcaataaatatgatacaccacattaacaagaaagattaaaaacatatgatcatctcaatagatgcagaataagcatttgacaaagtacagcatcctttcATTAAAAGCTTCAGAAAGCTGGGTATAGAAGGAGTATACCTCAGCATAACAAAGGCCAGATATAACAAACCCACACGTGACATATTCAGTGgtgaaagctttccctctaagatcaggaacaagataaagaTACTTCACTCCACTCTCATTAAGCATCGTACTGGAAGTGTTTGTCAgagtacttagaaaaaaaaaggaatataagacCTCTAAATCAGACAgggagaagtaaaattatctttgcagataacatgattttatttatttttaaagtttatttatttactttgagagagggtgtgagcagggaagggtggagagagagggagacagagaatcccaatggGGCTCagcactgttagtacagagcctaactcagggctccatcccaccaactgagatcatgacctgagctgaaattaagagtcaagtcttaatcaactgagccacccaggctccctgacatgattttatagagaaaatcctaatgattacacacacacacagaaaaaatctTCTTAAGACTAATGAACGAATTCAGTATTACCACATTCAAAATCAACACACAAGGATCAGGTGTGTTTCTATTCACTGACAAATCATccttaagagaaataaaacaatccaatttgcaacagcataaaaaaaatactaaggaatatacttaaccaaggaggtaagaGAACTGCAAATGAAAACGACAAGACTTTCATGATGGAAATTTAATAagacacaaatgaatggaaagatattctgtgctcatgaatGGGAAGAATTGTTCAAGTGTCCATACctcccaaagccatctacagactagagcaatccctatcaaaattccaatggttattactcacagaaatagaaaagatgatCTGAACacttgtatgaaaccacaaaagatcccaaatagccaaagcaatccccATAAGGGTATATATAAGGGAACACAAACATTTTTGTTAGGAACCTTTCTTCAAGTCTAATGTGagttagaggcacctgggtggttcagtagttCAGCGtgggatttcggctcaggccatgatctcagtgttcagtttgtgagttcaagccccggctATCAGAGAGTCTGCTTggttcctctgtcccctctctctctgcccctccctcacttgcacgaaagtgctgctctctccctctctcaaaataaacttaaaaaaattaaaactacaggcaccggggtggctcagttggctaggcatcCCACTCGTTCGGGTCACAATCCTGcggttcccgagttcaagccccacattgggctatctgttgtcagtgcagagcctgccttggatcttctctccaccccccactctccctccccccgccccccagcgctctctctctttctctctctctaaaataaacaaacattaaaaacaatagtttGGCGTCAGAGAGACCCGGTCTCCTTAGGTGGTTGTGTGGGTgtggctgtgggtggggggaggttccATCTAGGCGCACATTCAGTGCTGGATTCAGTGGCTCCCGGACCTACCTGAGGGCACAGCCTGGGGCGGGGAGTCGGTCCTGCTACAAAGGCTCCTCCCCACAGCAGTGTTCCCGTTGCGCAGACACTTGGGTTCCCCCAGGCTGGGCTcgggcagggcaggaaggggcacctgTTCCACCGGGACTCTGCTTCCAGCTGCTTCCAGCCGTCCTGTCTGATCGCCGCCCGCCATGGCCCTCTGCTTGGCATTCAcgatgctgctgctgcttctgggtGAGTGGCCACCTCCTCCCGCAGAGCCCTGAACTCCCGGCCTCTCTAACCGATCTTCAGGGACAGAGTGAGGAGGCAAGAGGGTGATTCTGGAAAAAGCCAGAACCGCAGGAAGGAGCACCGACAAGACACCTGTGTACGGGGGAGCGCATGCGGACACCTGACGGCCGCAGCGCGTCACTTGTGTTCGGGCTCTGCGGAGCACAACGCGCCTCCAAGTCCCGTCTTTGTACTCCTGCCCCGGACACTTGCTTTTTCCTATTGAGTCCCCTCTCTCAGCTCTCTTACCCTTTCCCCAAGCCCTGCCTTCCATTTTCAGTCTTGGAGCTTCACACCCAGTCCTTGCCCTGCATCTTTAGGGTCTCTGTGCCACGCATCAGCTGTTCCACATGCTTGgcttccccttccccagcaggGGCATCGTGGAGGGAGGATTGGTTCACTTTACCGGGTGGAGTGAGGCGGGAAGAATGGAATCTGGCAACGATTGAAGGCAGATGAGATATTGGGGTTGAGATATGCTTTTGGAGGGTAAAGATGAGGCAAAGGTATTACtggaagagggagacaaagaaccttAGGTGACACTAAGTCCTGTTGTGTGTGGCTGAGGATGTGAGGGGCTTGGCTGGGAAAGGAGGGCTAAGTTTGCCTGCTGCTCTTGGCAtccaggagaggagggaaggagaggggagggggaggaaacaggaaggaagggctCCCGCCTTCCCGGTGACCCTCTCCACTTACTAATTCTAAGCCCTCAGGATCTGTTCTTCCTACCTGCGGAGCAGAGGTGCTGAAGCCACAGTGAGAATCACCGTGGCTCCTACCATCCAATCTGTGGATCCTGAACGAGGAGGCCAGTGCCAGATAGGAGCCCTGCTCCCAGACCTGAGGCCAgggccacctccctccctccacacaccCAGCCAGATGGATGTGAGGCCAGGCTGGGAAATTTCCCCTAGACTGAAGTGGCTCCTAGGGGCTGACAGCACGTGGTGTGCTGGCAAGTCTGGGTTTTGGTGACTTGGGTCCTAGGAAGGGGCTGCCGAGTCCCCACTTCTGCTTGGTGCCCACCGGAGTGGCACCAGTCATGGCCTCGTGGCTCAGGGCAGAGCTCTGTGGCCTGGCAGGAGGGACTTCTCTGGAATCCATATCCTGGCAGCCAAGCCTAAGTGGGCCTTCCAGTGCCCAGAGCCCTTTCAGGGAATCTCTCTCCTGCCTGgctggtgggaaggggaggggctggaagaaGCCAGAACCTGGATGGGTCAGCATGGGTTAGACGACGGGGAGGGAGCCTCAGAAGGGAatggaggggcgggggcaggggcaggacgCCCCGGGTAAGGCACAGAAGGAGGCGCGTGAGAAGGTCTGGAAGGAGGGAGAACCAGCCACCTATAGACTCACTCAAAGGCTCTCTTTAGGGAAGGGAGGAATAGCGGAAAGGTGTCCCAGAGTGTCCCAGAGTGTCAAAGAGGGGCAGCCACTGTCTTCAACGCCATTTCTGATAAATGTCCTTTAGCCAAGTCCCCAGAAGTCTTGCTGTTTCCCGTGGCACGGGGAACTCCCTTTGAATGGGTGTGGCCACTCTGGGGAAGGAGTGGTGCCTGGGGACGATGGGCTTAGCGTTTGGGGGAAGCCAGGCTGAGTCTTCGTGCGCCCCATTCATCCCTGACGTGTTGCAGGGCTCCCCAGAGCCCACCGCTGCCCATCCCCGGATAGGAGGCCGGTCAGTGCCAGGCGGTCACGCCTTCGAACCACACTCTGCCCCTTCGGGTTCCTAGCGCCCTGCATCTTCAGAGGGAGTGGCCAGAGGGCGGAGGTGAAGCGCACCGGTCACGGCTCAGCGAGAACAGCAGCTGTCCGCTCCCCCAGCAGGGTCGCCGAGTTCCGCCAGACGGAACCGATGCCTGGATGCGGCGGAGGCGTGCACAGCTGATGCGCGGTGTCAGCGGCTGCGCACCGAGTACGTGGCACAGTGCTTGGGTCGGGCGGCGGCCGGGGGCTGCCCCCAGGCCCGCTGCCGCCGCGCCCTGCGCCGCTTCTTCGCCCGCGGGCCGCCCGCTCTCACCCACGCGCTGCTCTTCTGCTCTTGCGTCAACGCCGCGTGCGCGGAACGCCGGCGCCAGACTTTTGTGCCCGCCTGCGCCTTCTCGGGACCCGGCCCGGCGCCGCCCTCCTGCCTCGCACCCTTAGACGCCTGCGAGCACAGCCGGGTCTGCAGGTGTGGGCAGTAGGTGGCACGGGACAGAGGCAGGGTGGATCCGGGTCCCCGGATGTCTGCAGGGTGTGGGAGGGAGCGAGGCGGGATTGCAGGTGCCGGCCGGGAGCGCCTGCAGGTGCGACAGGGGTTTGGGGAGCCACCTGGGGGAGACTGAGCGGGGCAGGGCGGCCCGCCCCGACACCGCACTCCCGCCGCGCAGGCCCCGCCTCCTGGCCTTCCAGGCCTCGTGCGCTCCGGCCCCCAGCGCCCCAGGTGGCTGCCTGCAGGACCAGGTGCCGCGCTGCCTGCACGCCTATGCGGGCCTCGTGGGTAAGCGCTGCCGGGATCCGGGAGCGGGCGGGGCTTTCCCGGGGATGACTGCGCCTGGACAGGCGGATCACCCCGTCCGCGGGGTCCCCGCAGGCACCGCCATCACCCCCAACTACGTGGACAACGCGAGCGCGCGCGTGGCGCCCTGGTGCGACTGTGGAGCCAGCGGAAATCGGCGTGAGGAGTGCGAAGCCTTCCGGGGGCTCTTCACCAGAAACCGCTGCTTGGGTGAGGGGCCCTGGGCGGGGCGGCGCTGACTGACACTTCCCAAGTttagaggtgaggaaacagaggctgttTGTGGCAACCACGCAGGCGCACACCCCCTGCTGCCGACTTGGCCCTGGAGAAATCCGCGCCCAGGTGTCTCGAACACAAGGTCACAGAAGAAGGTAGAATCTTAGGGATGATTAGGCTAGTACCCCTGCAGGCCGGAGGAAGGGGGGCAGTCAAAACAAGCTTCAGAGCATCTgtaatggaagaagagaaattcCTGCTTCTGCCATTTCTGAAGCTGTTTCTTTCCTGGGGGAATGCCAGCGTCCCTACTGATGATCATGCCTTTCGGCCCTGAATAACTCGGTGGCCTGAGTGTGAAGTCCGATCCTGCCACTTACCAGCCCAGAGTTCGTTATCTCCCCTGTCTTCTTGTGCCCATCTGTAATATGGGGCTGATCATCGTCACCCTTCTTTGTGAGGATGACAGTTTGTGAGGCACTCTTAGCACAGGTGTCTCTATTTTGTTATTCCTTGTCACACACCTTCCATTCCAGAAGCCAATCCTTGCAGAGGTCCTATCCACCCATCCCACTGCAGGATTTCAGGGATCCCAGAGGAGCTGAGCCTTGTGCTAGGGTTTCCCAGCCAAGCCCACCCTGAACCCCTTCCTCCATAGATGGCGCCATGCAGGCCTTTGACGGTGGATGGCCTCCAGTCCTGCAGGACCAGCTAGATGTCCACCAGGACCCTGAGCACAGCCTCCAGCAAGTAGGTGTAAGGGAGGGGATGGTGAGCTGGCGGGCTTAGATGGAGGCACGAAACGGCCTGGAATGGgggtggtggaggcagagagcagaACCCCACTTCTGCCTCAGGTTCACATTGTGCTCCCACCCCCAAGGTGTCTTCCACAGATGGGCTCCTGGTTGGgagctccctgctctctctgctccctgtccTGGCTCTCCGGCCCCTGCTCTGACTAGGACAGCAGACCTTGGACAACATCACTGTCGCATCCTGCCTGGGGTACAGGGCCACATCGGCATGCTACTGCCACATTGAGGGTGGACTGGCTTGACTCCCAAGCTAGCCCCCATGCTCTCGCCCCACTGCCCTTTTTAGGTCTGCACACCCTGTGTGCCTGTTCCCTAGAATGAGGATTTAGGTTGAGGGTCTGATGCAAAGCCCATGGTTTCCCTTTTTGTGGGTTTCTCGGTTGTAGGTCCCCTTCTCCACTGACTTTGGAACAGTTGGGTTCTCCCACAGGATAGGGATGGGAGGAGGTCACCTGTGTTCCTGAGGCCTCACTGGGACCCCAGATCACCTAGAGGTCAGAAATATCCAGATTCCAGGAATTCCAAGAGATTTCATCAGCTTCTGCAAAGATACCGTGCCCTAAGGAGTACATCTGAACTGACTTTTAGGCAAAACTTTTAACACTGCAGCCTTTCATGGCACTGTCCCAGTGAGGTACCACCCATCATGTTAGCCACCTCTGCCCCATGACTTATGTTGGCAAAGTTCTTCCCATCCATGATATGTTGCTTGGTGGCCACCAGCTGGAGTGAGAATCCAGTCCCCTCCATTGCACTGGCTGTATGGCCATTGTCCCCATGCCTTAACCTAGCTTACGAATGACATTCAAACCCAATAAACCACATGCACCGAGACTGGCCTTACTTTCATGTGATCTTTCTTGGGAGCCTGGAGGCCAAGGTCAGCCATAGGGTATGCCTTTGCTGGTCTGTGTGACCTCCGATGGCCTCAGAAACAATCTGGGCTACATTTGCTCACCTACGGATGCCAAACTGAATTACCTGTTAGATCCTAGTGGCAGAAATTTGTTACCTTGTCTTCTTTGCTGGTACTCAGATActgaaaactacatttcccagccagGAGGTGGCATGTGGCACAGTCTTGGGCATAAGTGGGTGGAGCCACAGATGAGGAGCCTTCCAggggaactctttttttttaattttttaaaaagtatttttaatttatttttgaattgagagacagagacagtgcgagcaggggaggctcagagagagagggagacacagactctgaagcaggctccaggctctgagctggctgtcagcacagagcccaaggcggggctcgaacccacgaacccgtgagatcatgacctgagcagaagccgatgcttaaccaactgatcccccaggcacccccccaggGGAATTCTTGAAACAGGAACTGGTCCCTTCATCCTGAACTTGATGGCAATGCCTGGGGACATTGGTGCCATTTTGAAAATGGAGCCACATGACACTCTGGAGCCACTGTACCAGCCCCCATCTGCCTCCCTCTAGACTTCACTGTATGAGAAAAACGATCTTTGTTTGTTTAAGCCATTTCTCCACAGACATGCTATTTGCTGCCAAATATAGTCTCTGATTGTTCCTACCACTTCTGGGGTGCCATGGAGTCCCAGCATCACTTAGGGGACCCCCTCCACAGTAGGCACAGAGCCCATACTTGCAGACCACTTTAGAGGGGTGCcaagtgtttgtgttttttttttatttccgcATATTCTGCCTGCTTTCTGCCCATGTGAAGAGTCAAGTTCTTTTCTGGAGACTAGGGAAATTTATCATAAAAGTGTTCACAAGGACCCACCTGTGGCCAGTGTGGACCCAGCATATGCCAAGCGAGTGTGTGGATTTTAGTTCTGCAAAGGTGCttggggaggagaaggcagaaCGACGGGGGCCAAATACTAAGCCTTCTGcccacttccttcttcctcaagAGCTTGGAGACTCCTGATGAGTGAAGGATCAGAGTCTCTTGGCTGCCCCTTCTCAAACCTGGTTGAGGCTTGTCAGGGGCCCCAAACAGACTGAAGTGCATGCTGTTGGTGCCTTGCCCAGAGACCTCTCTGGCCAAGCTGCTGGGGAATGTTGGATGTTTACACAGCTCACAGTTGTtcccttctttagaaaaaatgcCTGTAAAGTTATATTCTGCTGTATGAAGTGGAGAGCAGCCATGGGGTGTGGGGACAATTCTGCACACCATTCATGCTCCAGAGCTCCCTGCGGGGGATCAGGCTGAGGCTAGCTCCTAGCTGAGACCACATCCTAACCTAGCAccttcccctgcctgctcctGCCTCCCTTAGAGGTTCCCCTGAAGGCACTCCCTCTAATAAATCATGGCCCGAGAATTCCCATCTTGGGCTCTACTTTTAGAGAATGTGACCTAAGACACAGCGGTCAAGCGCAGATCACGACAAAGCCCAGACTTTGGGCTGTCCTGACCAGAAAAAGAGCAACCAGTTCTGAGACCATATATTTAGCAATCATCACAAACCCACAGATCCCACGTGTGGCAGCTATCAACCAACCTTCTAGCTTCATCCAGTAATCTTACTGGAACCAAACACAAATCACACCTGCTTGGGTATACAACTGAGCAGTCTAGGCATCAGGCATGGCTGTCTCCGGGGTTTCAAGTGATGGTGTGCTTGTTGGTCTGTGCATAGCTTCCCTTTGTAGCCAGGCTGGCTCTCACTGCAGGGTGGGTTAAGAATGCCATCAGTAGCAGGAGATCTAGTCTCTCCTTTTAGGAATCTCAGCATAGAAAGGCACCTCTTTTACCCATCattcatggactgagccaggcaggaccCTGGTGGGCCCAGTGTGGGTTATAAGCCTCTTCCAGTG encodes:
- the GFRA4 gene encoding GDNF family receptor alpha-4 isoform X2 gives rise to the protein MALCLAFTMLLLLLGSPSSARRNRCLDAAEACTADARCQRLRTEPRLLAFQASCAPAPSAPGGCLQDQVPRCLHAYAGLVGTAITPNYVDNASARVAPWCDCGASGNRREECEAFRGLFTRNRCLDGAMQAFDGGWPPVLQDQLDVHQDPEHSLQQGSRTPHQSAEVHCSDPAPRTGAALTDQALWMERTSKTQNEGQHCGSLSAYLRFSSWENLNIRDPVREQEGERPRTAGWLWPQHGLCSGTWGCASPGPAPYQGRAAPPTMLPPQPCCFKGNTRYSGDAGSLITSCVRLSVPSSPQQVSEVLD
- the GFRA4 gene encoding GDNF family receptor alpha-4 isoform X3; its protein translation is MALCLAFTMLLLLLAGSPSSARRNRCLDAAEACTADARCQRLRTEYVAQCLGRAAAGGCPQARCRRALRRFFARGPPALTHALLFCSCVNAACAERRRQTFVPACAFSGPGPAPPSCLAPLDACEHSRVCRPRLLAFQASCAPAPSAPGGCLQDQVPRCLHAYAGLVGTAITPNYVDNASARVAPWCDCGASGNRREECEAFRGLFTRNRCLDGAMQAFDGGWPPVLQDQLDVHQDPEHSLQQVSSTDGLLVGSSLLSLLPVLALRPLL
- the GFRA4 gene encoding GDNF family receptor alpha-4 isoform X1, translating into MALCLAFTMLLLLLAGSPSSARRNRCLDAAEACTADARCQRLRTEPRLLAFQASCAPAPSAPGGCLQDQVPRCLHAYAGLVGTAITPNYVDNASARVAPWCDCGASGNRREECEAFRGLFTRNRCLDGAMQAFDGGWPPVLQDQLDVHQDPEHSLQQGSRTPHQSAEVHCSDPAPRTGAALTDQALWMERTSKTQNEGQHCGSLSAYLRFSSWENLNIRDPVREQEGERPRTAGWLWPQHGLCSGTWGCASPGPAPYQGRAAPPTMLPPQPCCFKGNTRYSGDAGSLITSCVRLSVPSSPQQVSEVLD